A stretch of DNA from bacterium:
CGGCTTCGTCACCGTACGCGAGGGGGTCATTCGAACCCCAGATGCTGACGGAAAATGCGCCGCGAGTGGTGGTGCCGAGCCCGTGGTAGTTCCAGAATCGGATCGTGTCGAACGACGCCTGCGCGCCGAAGTCGTAGTGAAGAGAACCGCTCGAGTTCCCTGCTGCGCTGAGATAGCCGGTCGTGTTGAACCCGGAATGCGTATCGGGAAAGGTGGGGTACCCGGCTCCGAGGCCGGTCCCATCAGCAGTGGTGATGGCGGCGCCGGAACTCGCGCCGAGGTTGCCGTCCGCGACAAGCGCGTCGGTCACCGCAATGATGGTTGCAAGAGATGGGGAGCTGAATGCGACCCAGGACAACACGATGAACAACGAACCTGCAAAACGCACTGAGCGCATATTCTCTTCCTTTGCTTTGTTCCTCCTTCCCAGGACCTACATGAGTACGCGGCTCGAGGAGCGATGACCATGGTGGATTTCCTTCGGATCTCCCTCGGTTACGCGCGAAACGAAGGCAGGCTCCCGGTGAGACTGGAGAAATTCCACCAGAAATATTCTTGATCACGCGAGACGACTCCGGATGGACGAACGGTCAGTGGGCTACCCTCCCGAGGAGGCTCCCAGACACACGATGCGGCGACTCAGCCAGAACGAAACGCTCCACGGGAC
This window harbors:
- a CDS encoding PEP-CTERM sorting domain-containing protein (PEP-CTERM proteins occur, often in large numbers, in the proteomes of bacteria that also encode an exosortase, a predicted intramembrane cysteine proteinase. The presence of a PEP-CTERM domain at a protein's C-terminus predicts cleavage within the sorting domain, followed by covalent anchoring to some some component of the (usually Gram-negative) cell surface. Many PEP-CTERM proteins exhibit an unusual sequence composition that includes large numbers of potential glycosylation sites. Expression of one such protein has been shown restore the ability of a bacterium to form floc, a type of biofilm.), whose protein sequence is MRSVRFAGSLFIVLSWVAFSSPSLATIIAVTDALVADGNLGASSGAAITTADGTGLGAGYPTFPDTHSGFNTTGYLSAAGNSSGSLHYDFGAQASFDTIRFWNYHGLGTTTRGAFSVSIWGSNDPLAYGDEAGPWQSITSVSLAQAPANGDTAAYGEEFDLAAFSPNYRYVRLFLEDNHGATEVGLAEVQFISSVPEPSALALLGILLPSLKLARRHEAGTGSRRC